In a genomic window of Chryseobacterium sp. G0162:
- a CDS encoding Crp/Fnr family transcriptional regulator translates to MDTDIIISQLTEHFQEIVPLKEKEIDLVTQKLECIQLKKKEYLLREGQVSRHMRFIAQGSLYAYHIDEKGKENITQLGIENWWINDLYSYLSELPSRMFIQANEDAVIVQISKSNLELLYKEIPAISEFWRLKMQSAYVTLQERTFEHSRVDAYTKYRNFVTGYRNIEQRFPQYMIASYLGITVEYLSYLRKKHLSDVS, encoded by the coding sequence ATGGATACAGATATTATTATTTCTCAACTGACAGAACATTTTCAGGAAATAGTCCCTTTAAAGGAAAAAGAAATTGATCTTGTGACTCAAAAACTGGAATGTATTCAGCTCAAAAAGAAAGAGTATCTGCTTCGGGAAGGACAAGTTTCAAGACATATGCGTTTCATTGCCCAGGGAAGTCTGTACGCTTACCACATCGATGAAAAAGGCAAAGAAAATATCACCCAGCTTGGTATTGAAAACTGGTGGATCAATGATCTGTACAGTTATCTGAGTGAACTTCCTTCAAGAATGTTTATTCAAGCTAATGAAGATGCTGTGATCGTTCAGATCAGTAAAAGTAATTTAGAGTTACTGTATAAAGAAATTCCTGCTATCTCAGAATTCTGGCGTCTGAAAATGCAATCAGCTTATGTTACCTTACAGGAAAGAACTTTTGAACACTCAAGAGTAGATGCCTACACTAAATATAGAAATTTTGTAACGGGTTACCGTAATATCGAACAACGTTTTCCTCAGTATATGATTGCTTCCTACCTTGGAATTACTGTAGAATACCTGAGCTATTTAAGAAAAAAACACCTGTCTGACGTTTCTTAA